GGTAAACCCGCTCGCTCTTGTTGAGCAGATCGGCGCCCATCCAGGAGATGAGCATCAGGTCGGCCTGTCCGCTTTCGATCATGATGCCGGCGGGCATCCGACCCTGCTGGAGCCACCAGGAGTCGGCGTTGACATCGGTTTCGGTCCACAGCGTTCCGGTGCCGTGGCGGGCCGGCTCGGCGTCGATGCCCAGCAGTCGATCCGCCAGCAGCAGTGGCGGTTCGGGCATCCGGACCTGTCGCAGGTACTGGTCCTGCTCGGCGAACGCCGGGCCGAAGATCTCGGAGATGTTCCCCGAGGAGTGCACGCGCAGCCCGTCCTTGTCGAGCTTGAGGCCCACCGGCTCACGCTTGACCGTCGGCGCCGGGACCACCTTGTCGGCAGGCTTGACCGGCTGGATTGCGCGGCTTGCGCCTGCGGGCATGGCAGCGGGTGCCTGGGGGGCAGTGTCGGCCGCCGTCGGCTGCGGCTCCGGCCACGAGGACGTGTCCGCGGCTACACCCAACGGCAGCCGGGCCAGCGACTCCGCGACCGTTGCCAGAGCCGGAGGCATCGGGAGTTGTGTTGGCATGAATTGCTCCAGTTGATGAGGGGGGTTCGTTCCTGGGGCCGTGACGCGTGGGGGCAGGTGGACCGCGGGCAGGTGCGCGGGGAAGTTGAGCCGGATGGGTTTTGCGGCGGCGTTGGCCACGGCCGGTGCCAGCAAGGTCGCGGCCTCCGGCCCGGTCGCCGACGACACCAGCGTGACGTGGTGTCGCTGGTCGGCCATTCCGGTGAGTTCGACGGCGACGCGCCGTTGCTCGGACGTCCAGGGCTCGCCGTCGGGCCACACGCCGAGGGCTCCGTAGAGCACGCCGGCGGCCACGTGCAGCAGTCCCGAGGCAGCGTGCGCGTGACCCAACAGGGCCGAGAGGTTCACCGCCCCGGGAACGGTGCCCAGGTGCAGACATTCGGCGTCCACCTGCTGATCGGGCAGCAAGGTCGCATACACCGGGTCACCGTCACGGTGCGCATCGGCGGCGCGCTTGAGCACGAGAACGACGGCGGCGTCGGCGGGTATCTGTTCGTCGGCGTGCAGTAATGCCCGCGCCGCTGCCTGATGCACGGGTTCGCAGCTGAGGTCCACGGCGCCGACCACTGCCGCGTCGATCTCTCCGCGCCGCAATGCCCGTGCGGCCAACTCAAGGGCGGTGGTGCCCGAGAGCTGTTCCCGCGACACCGTGAAACTGGGTCCCCGTAAATCGAATTGGCTGTTCAAGCGGTTCGCCACGATGTTGGGCATGGCGCCCACGACGCCCGCGGCGGTCCACCCCGCGACAACGCCGTCCCGCGCTGCGGCGAGCTGGTCGGGCTCGTCGAATTCGTCTGCCAGCCGCCAGCGCTGCCCGAACCGGGCGACTTCGGCGTCGCAGCCCATTCCGACGACGACGCTGGTGGTGTCCTGCGGCAAGCCCTTGATCAGCTCGCCGATGCCCAGGGCCGCACCGAGTAACGCCAGTTGTTGGGGTTGGGTCTGCTTGAGGTCCGCAGGCGGGAAGCGGGTTTGGGTCAGGTCCAGACTGACCTCATCCATGCGCGCACCGCGGGCTCCGTCGGCCATGCCGGTGGGGATCGGCTGACATGTCTTCAGATGCTCTGCGACGGAGGCGGTTCCGTTCCCGTCTCCGACCAAGAGGCTCAGGCCGACGATCGCGATCTCCGGCTCGGTCCGGGGTTCGGCGACCGGAGGAGCCGGCGTTGGACCCCGTCCGTCGACCCATTCTTCGAGCAGCAGGTGGGCGTTGTTGCCGCCGAAGCCGAAGTTGTTGACCGCGGCCCGACGGGGGCCGTCGCTGTCCCACGGCTCAGCCTCGGTGAGCAGTCGGAACGGCGAGTCGGCGATGAAGGGCAGCGGATCCTCGGCGTGCAGGGTCGGCGGACGTACCCCGGCACGCATCGCCGCGAGTACCTTGATGGCTCCCGCTGCACCGGATGCTGTGATCGAGTGCCCCAGATTGGATTTCAGTGACCCGATGGGCACGTCGGTCATGCCGGCGAAGATGCGCGCCATGCTCAACATTTCGGTCAGGTCGCCGCGCGATGTTCCGGTGGCGTGGCATTCGATGAGGGAGATATCGCGCGGCTCGAGGCCGGCCATCTCGTAGGCCAGCCGCATCGCGCGTTCTTGGCCGGCCTGGGAGGGCACCAGAAATCCGTGTCCCCGACCGTCGTTGCTCAAGCCGACACCCCGGATGACGCCCAGGATGGTGTCGCCGTCGGCCATCGCATCGTCAAGGCGCCGCAACACCAGGATGGCCGCGCCCTCGGCGGGCACCAACCCGTCGGCACCGTTGTTGAACGGCCGTGACCGTCCCGTTCGGCTCAGTGCCTGCAAGGCGGTGAAACCGATGTGCAGCAGCAGATCACTGGCGCCGTTGATGCCGCCGGCGAACATGACGTCGGCGGTGCGGTCGTGCAAGCGGTCGCAGGCCAGCTTGATGGCGTACAGCGATGAAGCGCAGGCGGCGTCGAGCGCCGCGGCGCCGCCGGTCAGGCCCAGGGCCTGCGCGATGAGGTGCGCCGGTAGCCCGGACATGAAGCGGTTGCGCCAGTCCACCCCGGAGTCGAGGTTGGGTCCTTGTCCCCGCCAGACTGTTTCGGCGAGATCCGTCATCTTCTTGGTCGGGTAGCTCAGGTTGCCCAGGACGATCCCCGCGGAACCCGGGACCTCACCTGCCCGCCATCCCGCACTGTCCAGGGCTTGTCTGGCCGCCTCGATTCCCCACCGGTAGAGCGGGTCGAGTCCGGCGAGGTCGTCGGCGTCGAGGAACAGGCCGCGGGGGTCGAAGACGTCGTCGAAGCCGCGAACATAGCCGCCGCGGTCCGACCAGGTGTGGTCGAGTTCGGGTACGTCCGCGGGGGCACACAGGACGCGTGCCGGCGATACGCCCCAGTAATCCGGGCCGGGTGAGCCCAGTGCGTCGCGGCCATCGTGCACCGTTGTCCAGAGCTCGCCCGCGTTCAGTCCCCCGGGTAGGACGCAGCCCTGCCCGACGATCGCGATGGGTTCAAACTTCACTTCGAATCAGCCACCGTCGTGTCAGCCGCCGTAGGGATACAACTCGAGTCGTTTGAGACTGATCACCAGCTGGTTGTCGGCGTCGACCAGATCAAGGTCGCAGACGGCACGGCTGGTCTTGGCGTCCCCACCGGTGAGCACGCACCGCAGGCCCGCTCCCAGCGCACCGGATCGGTAGCGGACGATCTCGCCCACCCGCAGCGGAAGGACGTTGCGGCCCAGCAGCTCATAGCTCCAGACCAGCGCCGCCTGCAGGCATCCGTCGACGGCGGCCGGGTCAGTGGCCCAGCCCTGGCCCGCCCAGCCCACGGTCGTCAATCCGGACAGGTAGGCCGTCGCGGCCGTCTCGGCGCAGTCGACACCATCGAGCACCTGGAATGCGGCACCGTGGAACAGTGCCCCGCCGGTGTAGCAGGTTTGGCGGTCAATCCTGCGACTGCCCGGCGCCGACACCGGGGCGCTCGCGACCACGGCTGCGCCCGAACGCATCTCGAGTTTGGCCGAGTAGTAGGCGGTCGAGTCTTCGATGTCGGAGAGCGTCAACATCAGCAGTTCGGGCCGATCGTCGACCGGCACGCACCGCACCAGCAGGGGGTTGCCGTGCTTCTCGAACTCGTAGAGCGTCACACCGCGCAACACCTTGAGGTCGAGCACCCGATCCACGTAGTGGCCGGGCCGGCACGCCTCGGCCATCCGGATGAACCATTCGAGTGCCTGCACGACGGGCAACACGACATTGCCCTGGACCCGGTGATCCAGCAGGTAGGGCTGCTGCGTCACATGTGCCAGCACGCGCGCGACCCGGCCCTCCGGCGGGATCGGGTGCGTGGGCAATCCGGCGAGTACGCCGTCGCCGAGGGTCACCTCGGGGCTTCCGGTGTCACCATCGAGTACCTCGGCGGCGAACGCGCGCGCGCCGTCGGCCAGCGGGATCAATGAGATGCCGCGGGACTCGAACATCGCCTTGAGACCGGGTGTCACCATTCCGGAATCCCAAGGGCCCCAACCCAGCGCCCGCACCAGGCAGGACGGCCCGCGGCGCGCCTGCTCGGCCAGGGCCACCTTGTTGAGGATCTCGTTGGCCATGGCGTAGTCGCTTTGCCCGACGTTTCCGCTCCGGGCAGCCACCGACGAGAACAGGCAGATCACCTTGAGTGCGTCGTTGGCCGTGGCATCCAGCAGCGCGCACGCACCGCCGACCTTGGTCTCGAAGACCCGGTCAAACCCCTCGAGGGTCTTCTTGTGCAGCGGCGCATCGGCCAGCACACCGGCACCGTGCACCAGGCCGGTGATGGGGCCGAACTCGCTTCGTACGCTGTCCAGCAAAGCACCCAGCTGCGCGGTGTCCCGGACATCGGCGGCGGCGTAGCGGACGCGGGAGCCGGCCGCAGTCAGCGCGGACAAGGTGGCCCGCACCTCGCGGTCGGCCAGGATCCGCTGCGCCTGTTGCTCCAACTGCTTCGGTGTGACCTTGAGGCCTTGCGCCGCAGCGCTGGCCAGCAACGCCCGCTTGAGCTCCGCATCGGTGGTCAGACCCTGGGCTTCGAGCGGTTCCTCGCTGAGTTCGGTACGGCCGATCAACACGAACGCCGCCTGGGTCTGCTGCGCCAGGGCGATCACCGAACCGGCGGTCACTCCGCGGGCACCACCGGAGACCACGATGACGTCTTGCGGACCGATGCGGTGCGTGCGGGTGGTCACCTGCTGCTCACCCGCGACGACTGTGGTTCGCCCGTGCGAACTACCCAGGCCCACTTCGAGTTCCACTCCGCCGGCCAGGATTTCGTCGGCGATCTGCTCGGCGACGGCTTGCGGGGAACAGTGGCCGACGGCGACGTCGATTGCCTTGACCTGTGCGCTGGTCCATTCCTGCGCAGCCGTCTTGGCCAGCGCGCCGATTCCACCGGACCAGGCCCGCAGGCCGGGGTCGGTGAGCAGACCGAACGTGCCACCGGTGTCTTGAACGGTGACGAATACGCCGCCACGCTCCGCGAATTGCGCGGCGACGCGCTGCGCGTCGGCGAACAGCACCCGGTTGATAGCAAGCGCCTCATCGCGAGTAGCGATTGACCGCAGTCCGCCGAGATGAATGACCGCCTCGGCGTCGGCACTGGGTTGAGCCACGATCGCCGCGCGAATGCCGTGGGCGCGCAGAACCGCGGCCAGGGCCTCGGCCGTCGCAGTCAGCCCGTCCTGAGCTGCCTCGGCCGTCACGATCTCGACGGTCTTGGCGGCATACAGGCCGGGCATGCCCATTCCGCTCACCGGAGCGGCGGTGGCGCGTACCTCGTAGCGCGCCACCTCCGCTCCGGCTAACTCAAAAGGGGCGCGATCACCTGCCGCCAATCCGTTGGGCGCCACCAGATCCGGTGGTGATGAACCCAGCAGTGATTGCAGGTAGTCGACGATCTCCTGCAGCGTCACCAACGCCGCCATCGTCGCGGTCTCCACCTCAGGCAACGACGGAACCCGGTCCTGCACCGCCGACAAGATCTCAACCCGCTTAATCGAGTCGATCCCCAGATCCGCCTCAAGGGCCATCGACAGATCCAGCATCTCCACCGGATAACCAGTCTTGTCAGCAACCACCGCCAACATGTCCCCAACCAAATCCACACCCGCCGCCGCAGCCGGCGCAACAGCCACCGGAGCAACCGGCGCAGGCGCAACAGCCACCGGAGCAACCGGCGCAGGCGCGGGCGCAACAGCGGCAGCCGCCGGGCCCATCAACGACTGCAGGTAGTCGACGATCTCCTGCAGCGTCACCAACGCCGCCATCGTCGCGGTCTCCACCTCAGGCAACGACGGAACCCGGTCCTGCACCGCCGACAAGATCTCAACCCGCTTAATCGAGTCGATCCCCAGATCCGCCTCAAGGGCCATCGACAGATCCAGCATCTCCACCGGATAACCAGTCTTGTCAGCAACCACCGCCAACATGTCCCCAACCAAATCCACACCCGCCGCCGCAACCGGCGCCACCGCCACCGGAGCGGGCGCCGGCGCAACAGCCACCGGAGCAACCGGCGCAGGCGCAACAGGGGCAGCTGCCGGACCCATCAACGACTGCAGGTAGTCGACGATCTCCTGCAGCGTCACCAACGCCGCCATCGTCGCGGTCTCCACCTCAGGCAACGACGGAACCCGGTCCTGCACCGCCGACAAGATCTCAACCCGCTTAATCGAGTCGATCCCCAGATCCGCCTCAAGGGCCATCGACAGATCCAGCATCTCCACCGGATAACCAGTCTTGTCAGCAACCACCGCCAACATGTCCCCAACCAAATCCACACCCGCCGCCGCAGCCGGCGCCACCGCCACCGGAGCAACCGGCGCAGGCGCAACAGCCGCGGGAGCAACAGCCACCGCAACCGAAGCGGCAGCAACAGGGGCCGGAGCCGGCGGCGCCGGCATCGTCGCGACCGCAGCGGCCACCGGCGCCGGTGCTACCGGTACGGCTGCCGGCGCAGGTACAGGTGCAGGCGGTGCGCTGATGGGGGCTGGCGGAGCCGCGGGCGGCGCGGGCATAGCCGGCGGCGGCGGGGCAACCGCCGGCGGAGCCGGAGTGGCCGCCACGCTAAACGGGGCTATCGGCTGAGCCGGCACCACCGTGGTTGCGGCCGGGAAGGCCAGCTGGTTGACCGGCATCGGCGCCATCCCGGTGCTGGAGACCAGGGTCTGCAGCAGGCCCTGCAGGTGGGCGATGGTCTGCTGCATGCTGCCCAGCGCACCGACCATGTGCGTCACCATCTCGGCTCCCGGACCGGAGATCAGCGGCGAGGTCGCCATCGGAACCGGGGCGGCCTGAACCGGCACCGGGACGTGCGTCGGGACGTGTGCGGGCAACCCGTTCGCCGCTGGAACGGTTGGATGAGCTGCGGTCATTGGGGGCTCCGATCCGGTCGCATGGCCGTTGCGGTCACTGCGGGGGGTGGATTTCTCAAATTTTTCGGATTTCTCAAAGTTTTTCGAGGGCCGGGACACCGGCTCGTCGTTGATGTCGGGTCGGCCGAAGTTGGTGCCGTTGAGCTTCATCGTCAACTTGGGCGCCGGACGGGTTCGCGGATCGTCACCGTGGCGGTAGTCCGCCCATAGGGCGTCGAAGTTCATCGGAACGCCGGCGGCCACCAGCTGGGCCAGGCCCATCCACAGCGATCGAATCCCATTTCTGCCCTTGGCATCCAGGGAGACCGCGACATGGTCCTGGCCCGTCAGGCACTTGCCGACAAGGTTGGTGAGCACGCTGCCGGGGCCGACCTCGACAAAAGTTCGGGCGCCGGCGGACCACATCGCCTGAACCTGCTCGACGAACCGCACGGGCTGCGCGATCTGGTTGGCCAGCGTGGCCTGCATCTGCTCGGCGCTGCCGACATACGGCTGAGCTGTTGCGTTGGCGTAGACGGGCACCTGCGGCACGCCGAACGGAATGCCCGCCAAGTACGAGGCGAACGGGGCCGCTGCCGAACTGACGATCTCGGAGTGGAAAGCCGTTGCGACGTCGAGGAGCCGCGCATTCATACCCGCTGCGCTGAACCGCTGCGCGGCATCGGCGATCGCCGCGCTGTCGCCCGAGAGCACGACCTGGTTGGGGGCGTTGTGGTTGGCGATGACCACCGACAGACCCCACTCGCCGAGAAGTCTGCTGACCTGCTCGGCGGGGGCGGTCACGGCGCACATTGCGCCGTCGCTGCTGGCGGCGGCCTGGGCCATCAGCGCACCGCGCGCGCGGGCGATGAGCAGGGCGATGTCGTCGCTGATCACCCCCGCGGCGCACAGGGCACTGACCTCGCCGAAGCTGTGGCCGCCGACGGCGACCGGCGCGATGCCCAGCGAACGCACGACGGACAGCAGGCTGAGGCTGTGCGCGCCGATGCCCGGCTGTGCCCACTCGGTCTTGGTCAGCTCGGCGGCCTGAGCCGCGCGGTCTTCCTCGCTGAAGGCCGTCTTGGGCCAGACGACGTCGTGCAGGTCGCGGTCTGCGTTGAGCAGGCTGGCACGCGCGAGTTCCCAAGGCGCTAGCGCCGGTTCGTGGAGTTGCGGGATGTCGGCACCCATGCCCACGTACTGGCTGCCCTGCCCGGGAAACAGCAGCGCGACCGGGCCGGCCTGTTGGCAGGAGTAGTAGTAGCCCTTGGGCGAGCTGAACGATGTCTCCCCGCTGGCGGTTTGGAGCTTGGCCGCGGCTTCCCCGAGCATCGTGCGCAGGCTATCGACACTGTTGGCGACGACGGCGAGGCGGTGCGGGCGGGTGGCGTCGTATGCCGATTGCGTGCTGTGCGCGAGGTAGCCGAGCATGTCCGGCGAGTCGACCAGCGAGGCGGCCAGCTCCCCAGCCTGAGCGGCCAGCGCTGCCGCGGATTCCGCGCCGAGAACCACGAGCTCGGAGTCCCACGAGCGGTAGCGCGGCGCGTGCTTGCCGGCGCCGGCATACTCCTCGAGCGTGATGTGGAAGTTCGTGCCGCCGAAGCCGAACGCGCTGACCGAAGCGCGTCGCGGCACATTCTGGTCGGCGATCCACGGCTTGGTCTGCGTCGACAGGTAGAACGGCGACGATTCGATCTCGAGCCCGGGGTTGGGCCGGTCGATCTTGATGGTCGGCGGGAGGACCTTGTGGTGCAGTGCCATCACGGTCTTGAACAGGCCGCAGGCGCCGGCAGCTCCCTTGGTGTGCCCGACCTGGGACTTGACCGAGCCGACGGCGCACCATTGCCGGTCGGCCCGTCCTGACTCGTCGAACACCCGGCGCAGGGCGGTGAACTCGGCGACGTCGCCGGCCTTGGTGCCGGTGCCGTGGGCTTCGACGAGGCCGACCGTCTCCGGTCCGTAGCCGGCGGCCTCGTAGGCGCGGCGCAGGGCCTTGGCCTGACCATCCGGACTGGGGGCGTAGATACTCTTGGCCCGACCATCCGAGGATGTGCCGATGCCGCGGATCACGGCGTAGATCCGGTCGCCGTCGCGCTCCGCGTCGTCGAGGCGCTTGAGCGCCAGCATTGACAGACCCTCGCCGAGCATCGTTCCGTCCGACTGGTCGGAGAACGGACGGCAGTCGCCGGTGCGCGACAGCGCGGTGACCTTGGCGAAGCACATGAACATGAAGATGTCGTTGAAGGCGTCCACGCCGCCGGCGATCACCATGTCGGCCTCGCGCAGGTACAGCTCGTGCAGCGCGATTTCGATCGCGGCCAGCGAACTGGCGCATGCGGCGTCGACGACGCAGTTCGTTCCGCCGAGGTCGAAGCGGTTGGCGATGCGCCCGGCGATGACGTTGCCCAGCAGGCCCGGGAAGGTGTTCTCCTGCCACGGGGTGTAGCCCGACGCGACGCGCTCGCTGAACGCGGTCAGCTCGTCGCCGGAGAGGCCTGCTGCGCGCAAGCCGCGTTCCCAGACCGGCCGATGCAGGCGACCGCTCATGTAACCGGACATCTCGGTTCCGCCGGACGAACCCAGCACCACGCTGACACGCTCGCGGTCGATACCGGAGATGTCGCCGCCGGCGTAGTCCTCCAGCACTTGCTGCGCGACCCTCAGCGCCAACAACTGGGCGGTGTCGGTCGCGGGGACGACGTTCGGCGGAATACCGAAATCCATCGGCGAGAAGTCGACGGTGGGCAAGAATCCCCCGCGATGGGCGTATACCTTGTCAGGCGTGCGAGGATCTGCGTCGTAATAGTCGTCGATCCGCCAGTGCGACTCCGGTACGTCGGAGAACAGGTCCGCACCCTCGACGATGTTGCGCCAGAATCGCTCGGCTTCGGGAGACCCGGGAAACAGCGCGCTGACGCCGACCACTGCGACAGGTGGATGTTTGGCTACCACGGGTCTCCTTAAGAACGGCCTTGACGCAAAGCATCGAAAGCCTAAGTTTCGCCATCAGAGACGGTGAGTTGCAGCTGGGGTTCCGCTGATCATCCCGATGGCCAGACGCTGCCGGGACAATATCAGAGTGTTGTCGCCATCACACATCGAAGACGTCCGCCTTCGACTGGCCGTGCATTACAGTCGTCCGCCCGAATGTCACGCCAGCAGTCCGGTGAACTGCTAGCAAGTGGCCGGCCGGCGCGTGGCGCCGAGCGGATCAGACAGCCAGCGGTCGGGGCCGGTAGGCGAATGCGTCCGACGGGACCGGTACTCCGCAGGAGCGAGCCGCACTGGCACGAGTCACGTGGGCGGCGCCTTCAAGCAAGTTAAGGGCCACCTGGACCGCCTGGCGGTTCTCGCATGCCTCCAGGTGGCTGCCTGCCACCCAGCTGTTGAACGCGCCCATGGCCGGGCCACACCAAATCTGGTAGTCCAGCACTCGCTCGGGGATGCCGCTGATAGCCCACCGGCTCGACTGCCCCAGATACCAGCGGAACACCAGTGCCATCTGGTACTTCGGGTCCCTGGAAGCGAGTTCGAGGACCGCCGGGTCACGCTGTTGCCAGTACCGCTGGGTGTCCGCCCACACCTCGGCGACGGTGGTGCCCAGGATCTTCTCCAGCTCGGGGCCGTGCTTGGCGACCACGCTGGCCAGGTCGGGGTTGCCTGCGTACCACTCGTAGAGCTTCTTGCCGCGCGGGGCGAACATCGTTCCCCGTTTGAGTACCTGCAGGTTGACGCCCATTTCGAACATGTCGGAGGCGGGGGCCATCATCACGTCCGCGATGCCGGCCTTGGCGAGCATGGCGCGCCCGGGCGCTGACAGGCCCGACTCCACGCAGGCCTGGTTGACGGTCCCGGTCAGCACGTAGGCCGCCCCCATCGCGAAGGCGCCGGCGACGGCCTGCGGTGCGCCGAGGCCGCCTGCAGCACCCACCCGCACCCGGCAGTTCAGCTGGTGCTGCTGGGCCAGCGAATCGCGCAGCATGACGATTTCGGAGAAAAGCGCCGGTAGCGGGCGATTGTCGGTATGCCCACCGCTGTCGGATTCGACGGTGATGTCCTCGGCCACCGGCACATACCGAGACAGGTCGGCTTCGCGCTGGGTCAGCTTTCCGGCCGCCACCAAGGCAGACACCAGCGCCGCCGGCGCCGGCTCCATGAACATGCGCGCCACCTCGGGCCGCGACACCTTGGCCATCACGTGGTTCCTGCGCACGATGTTGCCGGCCGGATCGGTGTCCAGTCCCGACAGTGCGTAGTGCACCACCGCGGGGGTGAGCTTCATGAATGCCGAGGCCTCGACGACCGGAACGCCGCGCGCAATGAAGAGCTCCGCGACGCGTGTCTCGAGGGAGGCCTCATTGGGCGAGTGGATCAGGTTGGCCCCCCAGGCGAGCCCGGGCCGGCCGGCCAACGCGGCCTGAATCTCGTCCAGCCCCCGCTCCACCGCCTCGTAGGAGAGCCCGCCCGCACCGAAGAAGCCCATCATTCCGGCCTCGGCCATCGCGATGACCAGCGCCGGCGTCGCGATACCGTTGGCCATCGCACCGGTGACATAGGGGAAGCGGACGCCGTGCGCCTCGCAGAATTCGCGGTCCCCCAGCCACTCGGGGTAGATCGCAGGCAGGGTCCCTACCAGGGAGAATTCCGATTCTCCGGCCCCGACCAACTCACCGCCCCGGGCCAGCCCCAACATCCCGGTGGCCGTTTCGCGCACCACATGAACGGGGTTGCGTACATCGCCGATGATGTCGGCGATGTCCTGCGGGGCGAACGCGGCGGACGCGGTGGCAGGGCGCCAACCCAGGCCCGGGCTCGCGCCGGTCTGCTGATCCAGTACTACGCCACGTCGCTCGTTCACAGTCGGTTCCTCTCGATCACCGGTGCTGTGAGCGCTCGCGCCGAGGGGCCCTGCGCACGAACCGGAGAAAACGATGAGAGTTTCTCATGGCCCGCGATGGCGGGGAGTCTCCCCACCGTCAAACGGGTATAGGGCTGCCATTCGGCGCCAGCAGCGGCGCCGGTGGACGGAGGAGTCGTTGCCGTGGGTCTACTACCGATGGCGCCCCTGTCGCGCCGACGTTCCGGGCTGCGTCAGATTACCGACGGTCTCGGCAAACTCGACGCGGAGGTATTCGAGGCGATCGCCCACTCGCCCAGCCGACTGCTCGACACCACCATGCCGGTGCTGACCCGCGCCGCCGATCACTCCAAGCTGTGGCTGGCTCTGGCCGCCGCTATGGCCGCGACAGGCGGTCCGGCAACTCAGCGCGGCGCCGCACGTGGAGTGGCCAGCCTGGCACTGACCAGCTTGGTGACCAACCAAGTGGTCAAACGGATCCGACCACGCGCACGCCCCAACATCGCGCTGGTGCCCCTGCTGCGCCGCGCCCACCGGCTACCGCTGTCGAACTCACTGCCCTCCGGGCACTCCGCGAGCGCGGCGGCGTTCGCCGTCGGAGTGGGCCTGGAGAACCCACTGGTGGGACTGCCCGTCGCGGGGCTGGCCGGCCTGGTCGGTCTGTCCCGCGTCGCCACCGGCGTCCACTATCCCGGGGATGTTCTCGCCGGATTGGGCATCGGTGCGTCGATCGCGGTGGCTGGGGCAAGGCTGGTGCCGCCGATAGCCACTCCGCCCGCGCCCCACACCACGGCCCTGCGTGTCCCCTCACCTGCGCGTCCCGACGGCAAGGGTGTGACGTTGGTGGTCAATCCCGAGTCCGGCAACGGGCGCTCGGGCGAGGTCGCGGCGCAGGTACGCGAAGCCCTGCCGGCCGTCACCATCGTTGAGGTCGGCCCCGACGACGACCTGGCGGAATCGTTGCGCCGCGCCGCCGGTTCCGCCGACGTGCTCGCGATCGCCGGCGGCGACGGCTCGGTCGCAACGGCCGCGCACGTGGCGGTGGAACACGACTTGCCGCTGGCGGTGTTTCCCGGCGGTACGTTGAACCACTTCGCCAAGGACATCGGCTGCGACACCACCGCAAAGACCATCCGGGCCATCGCCGACGGCAGCCTGTCGCGGGTGGATGTGGTGCGGTTCAACGACGAGACAACCGTGATCAATACGGCAAGCATCGGCGCCTACCCGACGTTCGTGCGACGCCGGGAACGGTTGCAGGGCAAGCTCGGCAAGCCGGTGGCCAGCGCTTACGCCATGCTGATGACGCTGCGTCGTGAACGGCCGGTGCGCATCTCCTACGACAACAAGACACTGCAGACGTCGCTGTTCTTCCTCGGCAACTCGACGTATCAGCCCGAGGGCTTCGCGCCGGCCGCACGGCACCGGATGGACGACGGGCTCTTGGATGTGCGGATCCTGGAAACCGGCCGGCCGTGGTCCACGCTGCGCATCCTGGCGGCACTGCTGACCGGACGACTGCAGCGCAGTCGGCTCTACCACGAGTTGCGGGTTCCGCAGTTCCGCTTCACCGCAGTCGACGGACCGGTGCCGATCGCCCACGACGGAGAGGTCGATACCCCGTGCGCGGAAGCCGAATTCACTGCGTGCTATCGCGCATTACAGGTGTTTAGGCCCATGCCCTCGGGCTCGCGGTAGCGACCTGGCCGGTCATCTCGGCGGGCGCAGAACTTTCATCGCGGCCCGTAGCACCGGTGCGGGGATGCGGTCCTGCATCGCCAGCGCGCCGGCCGCGGCCCGGGTTCGCAGCGGTGTGCCGCGACCGAACATCCGGTTCAGCGGTCCGCCGGAGGGCTCGATCTCGACGTGCAGCGGCGGGGTGCCGACCGCGGCGCCGAGGGCCTGCGCGATCACCATCCGCTGGATCTCGCTGGTGCCTTCGAAGATGGTGTACAGCTTGGCGTCTCGGTACCACTTCTCCACCGGATGGTCGGTGATGTACCCCCAGCCGCCCAGGGTCTGCACGGCCCGCTCGGTGACCCGCACTGCGACTTCGCTGGCGGCTAGCTTGGCCATC
The window above is part of the Mycolicibacter sp. MU0102 genome. Proteins encoded here:
- a CDS encoding SDR family NAD(P)-dependent oxidoreductase, whose product is MVAKHPPVAVVGVSALFPGSPEAERFWRNIVEGADLFSDVPESHWRIDDYYDADPRTPDKVYAHRGGFLPTVDFSPMDFGIPPNVVPATDTAQLLALRVAQQVLEDYAGGDISGIDRERVSVVLGSSGGTEMSGYMSGRLHRPVWERGLRAAGLSGDELTAFSERVASGYTPWQENTFPGLLGNVIAGRIANRFDLGGTNCVVDAACASSLAAIEIALHELYLREADMVIAGGVDAFNDIFMFMCFAKVTALSRTGDCRPFSDQSDGTMLGEGLSMLALKRLDDAERDGDRIYAVIRGIGTSSDGRAKSIYAPSPDGQAKALRRAYEAAGYGPETVGLVEAHGTGTKAGDVAEFTALRRVFDESGRADRQWCAVGSVKSQVGHTKGAAGACGLFKTVMALHHKVLPPTIKIDRPNPGLEIESSPFYLSTQTKPWIADQNVPRRASVSAFGFGGTNFHITLEEYAGAGKHAPRYRSWDSELVVLGAESAAALAAQAGELAASLVDSPDMLGYLAHSTQSAYDATRPHRLAVVANSVDSLRTMLGEAAAKLQTASGETSFSSPKGYYYSCQQAGPVALLFPGQGSQYVGMGADIPQLHEPALAPWELARASLLNADRDLHDVVWPKTAFSEEDRAAQAAELTKTEWAQPGIGAHSLSLLSVVRSLGIAPVAVGGHSFGEVSALCAAGVISDDIALLIARARGALMAQAAASSDGAMCAVTAPAEQVSRLLGEWGLSVVIANHNAPNQVVLSGDSAAIADAAQRFSAAGMNARLLDVATAFHSEIVSSAAAPFASYLAGIPFGVPQVPVYANATAQPYVGSAEQMQATLANQIAQPVRFVEQVQAMWSAGARTFVEVGPGSVLTNLVGKCLTGQDHVAVSLDAKGRNGIRSLWMGLAQLVAAGVPMNFDALWADYRHGDDPRTRPAPKLTMKLNGTNFGRPDINDEPVSRPSKNFEKSEKFEKSTPRSDRNGHATGSEPPMTAAHPTVPAANGLPAHVPTHVPVPVQAAPVPMATSPLISGPGAEMVTHMVGALGSMQQTIAHLQGLLQTLVSSTGMAPMPVNQLAFPAATTVVPAQPIAPFSVAATPAPPAVAPPPPAMPAPPAAPPAPISAPPAPVPAPAAVPVAPAPVAAAVATMPAPPAPAPVAAASVAVAVAPAAVAPAPVAPVAVAPAAAAGVDLVGDMLAVVADKTGYPVEMLDLSMALEADLGIDSIKRVEILSAVQDRVPSLPEVETATMAALVTLQEIVDYLQSLMGPAAAPVAPAPVAPVAVAPAPAPVAVAPVAAAGVDLVGDMLAVVADKTGYPVEMLDLSMALEADLGIDSIKRVEILSAVQDRVPSLPEVETATMAALVTLQEIVDYLQSLMGPAAAAVAPAPAPVAPVAVAPAPVAPVAVAPAAAAGVDLVGDMLAVVADKTGYPVEMLDLSMALEADLGIDSIKRVEILSAVQDRVPSLPEVETATMAALVTLQEIVDYLQSLLGSSPPDLVAPNGLAAGDRAPFELAGAEVARYEVRATAAPVSGMGMPGLYAAKTVEIVTAEAAQDGLTATAEALAAVLRAHGIRAAIVAQPSADAEAVIHLGGLRSIATRDEALAINRVLFADAQRVAAQFAERGGVFVTVQDTGGTFGLLTDPGLRAWSGGIGALAKTAAQEWTSAQVKAIDVAVGHCSPQAVAEQIADEILAGGVELEVGLGSSHGRTTVVAGEQQVTTRTHRIGPQDVIVVSGGARGVTAGSVIALAQQTQAAFVLIGRTELSEEPLEAQGLTTDAELKRALLASAAAQGLKVTPKQLEQQAQRILADREVRATLSALTAAGSRVRYAAADVRDTAQLGALLDSVRSEFGPITGLVHGAGVLADAPLHKKTLEGFDRVFETKVGGACALLDATANDALKVICLFSSVAARSGNVGQSDYAMANEILNKVALAEQARRGPSCLVRALGWGPWDSGMVTPGLKAMFESRGISLIPLADGARAFAAEVLDGDTGSPEVTLGDGVLAGLPTHPIPPEGRVARVLAHVTQQPYLLDHRVQGNVVLPVVQALEWFIRMAEACRPGHYVDRVLDLKVLRGVTLYEFEKHGNPLLVRCVPVDDRPELLMLTLSDIEDSTAYYSAKLEMRSGAAVVASAPVSAPGSRRIDRQTCYTGGALFHGAAFQVLDGVDCAETAATAYLSGLTTVGWAGQGWATDPAAVDGCLQAALVWSYELLGRNVLPLRVGEIVRYRSGALGAGLRCVLTGGDAKTSRAVCDLDLVDADNQLVISLKRLELYPYGG